One Sinorhizobium arboris LMG 14919 genomic region harbors:
- the phnK gene encoding phosphonate C-P lyase system protein PhnK, giving the protein MQGARRRPLLSIRRLSKSYGKTLGCENISFDLFSGEIIAIVGESGSGKSTLLNCLSGRMVPDTGSVVYDMDQKGPTDVLTLAEPERRKLMRTDWGLVHQSPRDGLRMEVSAGGNIGERPMGIGARHYGHIRKEAQEWLTKVEIDLSRTDHRPKTFSGGMQQRLQIARILVTKPRLVFMDEPTGGLDVSVQARLLDLLRGLVMNIGVAVVLVTHDLSVARLLAHRIIVMRRGNIVETGLTDQVLDDPHHPYTQLLVSSVL; this is encoded by the coding sequence ATGCAAGGAGCTAGGCGTCGACCGCTGTTGTCCATCCGCCGTCTTTCCAAATCCTATGGCAAGACATTGGGTTGCGAGAATATTTCCTTCGATCTATTTTCCGGCGAAATCATCGCCATTGTTGGGGAATCGGGATCAGGGAAGTCAACGTTGCTCAACTGCCTGTCCGGACGGATGGTGCCGGATACCGGCTCGGTCGTTTACGACATGGATCAGAAGGGACCCACGGATGTTCTGACCCTGGCGGAGCCAGAACGACGGAAGTTGATGCGGACGGACTGGGGACTTGTCCATCAAAGCCCTCGAGACGGTCTCAGAATGGAGGTCAGCGCCGGCGGCAACATCGGCGAGCGGCCGATGGGGATCGGTGCAAGGCACTATGGCCACATACGCAAAGAAGCGCAGGAGTGGCTGACCAAGGTCGAAATCGATCTGTCAAGGACAGATCATCGTCCCAAAACCTTTTCCGGCGGAATGCAGCAACGCCTGCAGATCGCGCGGATTCTGGTGACCAAGCCGCGGCTCGTCTTCATGGACGAGCCGACGGGTGGTCTCGACGTTTCTGTACAGGCGCGCCTGTTGGACCTCCTGCGAGGTCTCGTTATGAACATCGGTGTCGCAGTGGTGTTGGTCACCCATGACCTCTCCGTCGCCCGTCTGTTGGCGCACCGCATCATCGTAATGCGGCGGGGAAACATCGTGGAGACTGGGCTTACAGACCAGGTTCTCGACGATCCCCACCATCCCTACACGCAACTTCTCGTCTCTTCGGTGCTCTGA
- a CDS encoding alkaline phosphatase family protein produces MQRKKVFMIMIDGISSDYFASNRKSLPNLSALADRGFLVERLSSPMPAMSMPGRASIVTGDCTEAHGIFGNRILVDGRFEPPQAQDVMTRTIAQRASEAGLDVACVGHALIRPEHTSVYVPPCWLRGSGFLKKSDLSTYLLNVKDPKSRLEGLPLAVEEPGAVTTGAAFRATTFFVGDQLMVSAATALACSDSPPDLILTEVNMTDTYQHDFGYESREAHASMTFADLLVGQVISRLSQAGRLSDYVIAITSDHGHGPIHTAIYANRVFPAHTLASEGAVLHIVVSNEADRAAVTARLAEFGAEPWNSDHVPNAVRDQICTFIAPPGHDFEEAPQGASADQLTGKPKFRSTHGFRPGSPLDDRICIFAGNTVPKVGLNSAEAERFAPTLGRLLGLEDTFAAKSLFE; encoded by the coding sequence ATGCAGCGCAAAAAAGTCTTTATGATCATGATCGATGGCATCAGCTCAGATTACTTTGCAAGTAACCGCAAGAGCTTGCCAAACCTGTCGGCACTGGCCGATAGAGGTTTTCTGGTGGAGCGCCTGAGCTCCCCTATGCCCGCGATGTCGATGCCAGGTCGAGCATCCATCGTCACCGGTGACTGCACAGAGGCGCATGGCATTTTCGGCAACCGAATTCTGGTGGACGGCCGGTTCGAACCGCCACAGGCTCAGGACGTAATGACCCGAACAATCGCGCAGCGTGCATCCGAGGCAGGTCTCGACGTGGCATGTGTCGGTCACGCTCTCATCCGACCCGAGCACACTTCTGTATACGTTCCACCCTGCTGGCTGAGGGGTTCCGGATTCTTGAAGAAGTCCGACCTGAGCACCTACCTATTGAATGTGAAGGATCCCAAAAGCAGGCTGGAAGGTCTTCCGCTGGCCGTGGAAGAACCTGGTGCTGTTACGACGGGTGCAGCGTTCCGGGCTACGACCTTCTTTGTGGGTGATCAGTTAATGGTTTCGGCCGCGACGGCATTGGCCTGCTCCGACAGCCCTCCCGATCTCATCCTGACTGAAGTCAACATGACGGACACGTACCAACATGACTTCGGTTATGAAAGTCGAGAGGCACATGCTTCCATGACCTTCGCCGATCTTCTGGTTGGTCAGGTCATCTCGAGACTTTCCCAAGCAGGACGCCTGTCCGACTACGTGATCGCCATCACGAGCGACCACGGCCATGGCCCTATCCATACGGCAATCTATGCCAATCGCGTCTTTCCGGCGCACACATTGGCATCAGAAGGAGCTGTACTTCATATCGTGGTGTCCAACGAAGCCGACCGAGCCGCCGTCACGGCACGACTTGCGGAATTCGGAGCCGAGCCCTGGAACTCCGACCACGTGCCCAATGCGGTTCGGGATCAGATCTGCACCTTCATCGCACCTCCCGGCCATGACTTCGAAGAAGCACCGCAGGGCGCGTCTGCGGATCAGCTCACTGGCAAACCAAAGTTTCGTTCGACCCATGGTTTCCGGCCTGGCTCGCCGCTCGACGATCGCATCTGCATCTTTGCCGGAAATACGGTTCCGAAAGTGGGCCTGAACTCGGCCGAAGCGGAGCGCTTCGCACCAACTCTCGGCCGACTGCTCGGTCTCGAAGACACGTTCGCTGCTAAATCGCTGTTTGAGTAG